One genomic window of Gossypium hirsutum isolate 1008001.06 chromosome D11, Gossypium_hirsutum_v2.1, whole genome shotgun sequence includes the following:
- the LOC107925960 gene encoding uncharacterized protein translates to MALTTMLRRRLFSRAFSSHDGPSRWTTPGHQERPNGYLFNRTPPPPGQSRKWEDWELPCYVTSFLTIVILGVGLNAKPDLTIETWAHQKALEKLAAESSSSSSD, encoded by the coding sequence ATGGCCTTGACCACCATGCTCCGCCGCCGACTCTTCTCCCGGGCTTTCTCCTCCCACGACGGTCCAAGCCGGTGGACGACGCCCGGTCACCAGGAACGACCCAATGGTTACCTCTTCAACAGGACCCCACCACCTCCAGGCCAATCCCGTAAATGGGAAGATTGGGAGTTGCCTTGCTACGTCACGAGCTTCCTCACCATCGTCATCCTCGGTGTTGGTCTCAACGCCAAGCCCGATCTCACTATCGAGACTTGGGCACATCAAAAAGCCCTTGAAAAACTCGCCGCCGAGTCGTCGTCATCTTCTTCTGACTGA